Proteins from one Patescibacteria group bacterium genomic window:
- the ppsA gene encoding phosphoenolpyruvate synthase translates to MAKKNKYILWFKEIGIKDVPSVGGKNASLGEMYSKLTRKGVPIPNGFAVTAEAYDYFITTTGVKKEIRQILKTLNTHNIKNLQEHAHKVRQAILKAEFPEDLKEDIVNNYHKLSKEFKTTNVDVAVRSSATAEDLPDASFAGQQDTYLNVEGAEEILDACKRCMASLFTDRAVSYRTDKGFSHFKVKLSITIQKMVRSDMASSGVMFSIDTESGFRDAVLINSIYGLGEYIVQGMVNPDEYYVFKPTLLKGFKPIISKTLGHKDKKLIYDSQAKSNTKNMPVSKKEQNTFVLKDSEVLQLAKWAVQIEEHYKKPMDMEWAKDGKTGKLYIVQARPETVRSQDDPNTLIEYIIKERSKVLSIGASVGNKIGQGKVHIIKDAKNIDKFKPGEVLVTEMTDPDWEPIMKIASAIITNSGGRTCHAAIISRELGIPCVVGTKDGTEKLKNGQNVTVSCAEGEKGFIYNGLLKYEIKKTNLKNFKKSKTKIMMNIGNPEMAMAQSFIPNEGVGLAREEFIISNYIRIHPLALLNFAKIKDPKTKRVIEEQTAAYKNKPQFFIDKLAEGISRIAAAFYPKDVIIRLSDFKSNEYASLIGGTEFEPEERNPMIGWRGASRYYSPKYLAAFELECKALVKVRKEMGLKNLKIMVPFCRTVEEGKKVLRIMAEHGLKRGVDGLEVYVMCEIPSNVILAEEFCQIFDGFSIGSNDLTQLTLGVDRDSELVAHVYDERNESVKQLIRQVIAIAKKNKRKIGICGQAPSDFPDFAQFLVGEGIDSISLNPDTVIKTIIAIKKTEKTRSRKKSKK, encoded by the coding sequence ATGGCAAAGAAAAATAAATACATTTTGTGGTTTAAAGAAATTGGTATCAAAGACGTGCCAAGCGTGGGCGGCAAAAATGCATCACTAGGTGAAATGTATTCCAAACTGACCAGAAAAGGCGTGCCAATACCAAATGGTTTTGCAGTGACCGCTGAAGCCTATGATTATTTTATTACTACAACCGGTGTAAAAAAAGAGATTAGACAAATTCTCAAGACTCTCAATACTCACAATATCAAAAATTTACAGGAGCATGCCCATAAAGTCAGGCAGGCAATACTCAAGGCGGAATTTCCTGAGGATTTGAAAGAGGATATTGTAAATAATTACCACAAGCTTTCCAAAGAATTCAAAACTACCAATGTTGATGTGGCGGTACGTTCTTCAGCCACAGCTGAGGATTTGCCGGACGCTTCTTTTGCCGGTCAACAGGACACTTATCTCAATGTAGAAGGAGCTGAAGAGATTTTGGATGCTTGCAAAAGATGTATGGCCAGCTTGTTTACTGATAGGGCAGTATCATATCGTACTGACAAAGGCTTTAGTCATTTTAAGGTAAAGCTTTCGATCACTATCCAAAAAATGGTACGTTCTGATATGGCTTCATCTGGCGTTATGTTTTCTATTGATACTGAATCTGGTTTTAGAGATGCTGTGCTTATCAATTCTATATACGGATTAGGGGAATATATTGTCCAAGGCATGGTCAACCCTGATGAATACTATGTATTCAAGCCAACACTACTTAAGGGATTCAAACCTATTATTTCCAAGACTTTGGGTCACAAGGATAAAAAATTGATTTATGATAGCCAGGCCAAAAGCAACACCAAAAATATGCCTGTCTCAAAAAAGGAGCAAAATACTTTTGTGCTCAAAGACAGCGAGGTATTGCAACTGGCTAAATGGGCAGTCCAAATTGAAGAGCACTACAAAAAACCAATGGATATGGAATGGGCCAAAGATGGTAAGACTGGCAAACTCTATATTGTACAAGCCAGACCGGAGACAGTCCGCAGTCAGGATGACCCCAATACTTTGATTGAATATATTATCAAAGAACGCAGCAAGGTTTTGTCTATTGGTGCATCGGTGGGCAACAAAATTGGTCAGGGCAAGGTCCATATTATCAAAGACGCCAAAAATATTGACAAGTTCAAGCCAGGTGAGGTGCTAGTCACCGAGATGACTGATCCAGATTGGGAGCCAATTATGAAAATAGCCAGCGCTATCATTACCAATTCGGGTGGCAGGACATGTCACGCGGCTATTATTTCTCGTGAGTTGGGTATTCCTTGCGTAGTCGGCACCAAAGACGGGACAGAAAAATTGAAAAATGGACAAAATGTCACGGTCTCCTGTGCTGAAGGTGAAAAAGGATTCATTTACAACGGTTTACTAAAATACGAAATCAAAAAAACAAATTTGAAAAATTTCAAAAAATCCAAAACCAAGATAATGATGAATATTGGTAATCCAGAAATGGCCATGGCACAAAGTTTTATTCCCAATGAAGGTGTTGGTTTGGCTCGTGAAGAATTTATTATTTCCAATTACATTCGTATTCATCCTTTGGCTTTGCTCAACTTTGCCAAAATCAAAGACCCTAAGACCAAGAGAGTTATTGAAGAGCAGACCGCAGCTTACAAAAATAAACCACAATTTTTCATAGACAAATTAGCCGAAGGAATTTCCAGAATTGCGGCCGCTTTTTATCCTAAAGATGTAATTATTAGATTGTCTGATTTTAAATCAAATGAATATGCTAGTTTGATTGGTGGTACTGAGTTTGAGCCGGAAGAAAGAAATCCAATGATTGGCTGGCGTGGGGCTAGTAGATATTATAGTCCAAAATATCTAGCTGCTTTTGAGCTGGAGTGCAAAGCATTGGTCAAAGTACGCAAAGAAATGGGTCTAAAGAATTTGAAAATCATGGTACCATTTTGTCGGACAGTAGAAGAGGGCAAAAAAGTATTGCGTATTATGGCTGAGCATGGTCTCAAGCGTGGTGTAGACGGCTTGGAGGTGTATGTGATGTGTGAAATTCCGTCCAATGTAATACTAGCCGAAGAGTTCTGCCAAATTTTTGACGGATTTTCAATCGGGTCAAACGACCTTACTCAGCTTACTCTAGGCGTAGATCGTGACAGCGAATTGGTCGCTCATGTCTATGATGAAAGAAATGAATCAGTCAAACAGTTGATAAGACAAGTGATAGCTATTGCCAAAAAGAACAAAAGAAAAATCGGTATCTGCGGTCAGGCTCCCTCTGATTTTCCGGACTTTGCTCAATTTTTGGTAGGCGAGGGTATTGATTCTATTTCACTCAATCCAGACACGGTAATCAAAACCATTATTGCTATCAAGAAAACTGAAAAAACTAGAAGTCGTAAAAAGTCTAAAAAATAA
- a CDS encoding Type 1 glutamine amidotransferase-like domain-containing protein: protein MVNIILSSYGFQKNKTLKKKLLTLLPKASKNLSVAIITTASAEWKEENKHAVLAKQVLENMGFKQVKFFDIEFENPNKLKKFDVIYINGGNPFYLLYYLKKSGADKVITHLVDRGVIIVGISGGGVVLGPDINIVDYFDRKINTVKLEDLTGLNLTDTIIYPHYTKETEEKIKNYENKYKCKVRRLTDNQSVIVEN from the coding sequence ATGGTAAACATTATATTATCATCCTATGGGTTTCAAAAAAATAAGACTTTAAAAAAGAAGTTGCTAACTTTGTTACCTAAAGCATCTAAAAATTTGTCTGTGGCTATTATAACCACCGCCTCAGCAGAGTGGAAAGAAGAAAATAAGCATGCGGTTTTAGCAAAGCAGGTGCTTGAGAATATGGGTTTTAAGCAAGTCAAATTTTTTGATATTGAGTTTGAAAATCCAAATAAGTTAAAAAAGTTTGATGTTATTTATATTAATGGTGGCAATCCATTTTATCTTTTATATTATCTCAAAAAAAGCGGAGCTGACAAAGTTATCACCCATCTAGTTGATCGAGGAGTAATTATTGTAGGTATCAGTGGCGGCGGAGTTGTTTTAGGGCCAGACATTAACATCGTGGATTATTTTGATAGAAAAATAAATACCGTCAAATTAGAAGATCTAACAGGCTTGAATTTAACTGACACTATCATCTACCCTCACTATACTAAAGAGACTGAAGAAAAAATAAAAAACTATGAAAATAAGTATAAATGCAAAGTAAGACGTTTAACCGATAATCAATCGGTGATTGTAGAAAATTAA
- a CDS encoding M23 family metallopeptidase: MKRGRIVKRTFLILLALIITISSNVLAQGPISGFYYPADEMVNDWQYYASRSFYVDNNHLGADVDLAEGVAIKAIARGKIVYYAGASSYGALVVAIEHELPEEITFLGATGELRTTRYVLSIYGHLRKSAERVGAELPWQYGDIVQQGDIIGYVNNSSHPDGIAPDPNGDGLEHLHLGIRLSNEATAKAQDGSLWLRGYNNNSGMQIYFTNPIPLVSGLAQFAQSPSWQTENGVSLSFMNTYNASTVDDHPLGMPWQNTEYGSMYVHEVNNMLIQDFQDLRDEGGPSNGYYNPYTAIIRYDDPWMSREARLLKEGFWDVWMNRRGWITFGFPTTDEELDSGRVWQTFRRPGFNYQNNPNDYKEFHFRWDSNTQSLDILDQYYNPVMFSELVVEPGSPSTMLEMSGNNYSASDIAELKEATGNKEVTGGGSMSENNPFKEMGLLDSSTKSLTNGVYHSGIKVAAFGEAFELVEGNSYGDFYAVVNGSMVLMDSFTMNGNMVIYIDDSPPVGELQFGYWTISPNPGNVGQSLHLEGEVYNVGGSPVTISEVKIELIDPSGNEAYHYSEYNVVLQPGSGWYQWMECYPYMPGNHTVRFRGLVDGQWTTFSTHTVYVEGSQIVSHLVD; encoded by the coding sequence TTGAAGAGAGGTAGAATCGTGAAGAGAACATTCTTGATTCTGTTGGCTCTGATCATAACGATCAGTAGCAATGTCCTTGCACAAGGACCAATCAGCGGATTTTACTACCCCGCTGATGAGATGGTCAATGACTGGCAGTACTATGCCAGCAGAAGCTTCTACGTCGACAACAACCACCTCGGAGCAGACGTAGATCTGGCGGAGGGAGTGGCGATCAAGGCCATAGCTAGGGGTAAAATCGTCTACTACGCCGGGGCATCATCCTATGGTGCTCTAGTGGTAGCAATTGAACACGAACTCCCAGAGGAAATAACTTTCCTTGGTGCTACTGGCGAGCTGAGAACGACCAGGTACGTACTCTCAATCTATGGACATCTACGAAAAAGTGCAGAGAGAGTAGGCGCAGAACTGCCTTGGCAATACGGAGATATTGTCCAACAGGGTGACATAATCGGTTATGTAAATAATAGTAGTCATCCTGATGGAATTGCTCCAGACCCAAATGGTGATGGACTTGAACATCTGCATCTGGGAATTCGTCTATCAAATGAAGCAACCGCCAAAGCCCAAGACGGGAGCCTGTGGCTCAGAGGTTACAATAACAACTCTGGGATGCAAATTTACTTTACTAATCCGATACCCCTGGTATCTGGATTGGCACAATTTGCACAGTCTCCTTCATGGCAGACCGAAAATGGAGTTTCGTTGTCCTTCATGAACACGTACAATGCCTCTACTGTGGATGATCATCCCCTTGGGATGCCTTGGCAAAATACAGAGTACGGCTCTATGTATGTTCATGAAGTTAACAACATGCTCATCCAGGACTTTCAAGATCTTCGTGATGAGGGTGGTCCAAGTAATGGTTACTACAACCCTTACACGGCCATCATTCGTTACGATGATCCCTGGATGAGCCGAGAAGCCCGCTTGCTCAAAGAGGGGTTCTGGGATGTTTGGATGAATCGTCGTGGCTGGATCACCTTTGGTTTTCCCACTACAGACGAGGAACTTGATAGTGGAAGAGTCTGGCAGACATTCCGTCGGCCTGGCTTCAACTACCAGAACAATCCCAATGACTACAAAGAGTTCCACTTCCGTTGGGACTCTAACACCCAGAGCCTTGATATCCTGGATCAATACTACAACCCCGTAATGTTTTCGGAGTTGGTGGTCGAACCAGGAAGTCCCTCTACTATGTTGGAAATGAGTGGAAACAACTACTCTGCTTCCGACATAGCGGAGTTGAAAGAGGCCACTGGTAATAAAGAGGTTACTGGCGGTGGTTCTATGTCCGAAAACAACCCATTCAAAGAGATGGGACTTTTGGACAGTAGCACGAAATCCCTGACTAATGGCGTCTACCACTCTGGTATTAAGGTAGCCGCTTTTGGTGAAGCTTTCGAGCTTGTAGAAGGGAACAGCTACGGCGATTTCTATGCCGTAGTCAATGGATCCATGGTACTCATGGACTCTTTTACCATGAACGGCAATATGGTTATCTATATTGACGATTCACCCCCAGTAGGAGAGCTCCAGTTTGGCTATTGGACCATTTCGCCCAATCCTGGCAACGTTGGACAATCGCTCCATCTTGAAGGAGAAGTTTACAACGTTGGAGGATCACCAGTCACTATCTCGGAAGTAAAGATAGAGCTCATTGACCCTAGCGGCAATGAAGCCTACCATTACTCCGAGTACAACGTTGTTTTGCAACCAGGAAGCGGCTGGTATCAGTGGATGGAATGCTATCCATATATGCCAGGCAATCACACTGTTCGCTTTCGCGGACTGGTTGATGGGCAATGGACGACATTCTCTACGCACACTGTGTATGTCGAGGGTAGTCAAATAGTCTCTCATCTAGTCGACTGA
- a CDS encoding cysteine hydrolase — translation MKKVLVIIDVQKGFISEHTKGLATRIKKFVEKNHKKYSLILFTQHINNNKSYLYRNLGWKGFMKEEEYGLMDEIAELAKSKKVFIKDTYGAFVNKKIESLLKNKGIKEVHLAGIDTENCVLTFARDAFDRGFNVVVFKNLCRSHSNPSLHKAALEIIKDNIGEVR, via the coding sequence ATGAAAAAAGTATTAGTAATTATTGATGTCCAAAAAGGTTTTATTTCAGAGCATACTAAAGGCCTTGCTACACGAATTAAAAAATTTGTAGAAAAAAATCATAAGAAATATTCTTTGATTTTATTTACCCAACACATAAATAATAATAAAAGTTATTTATATAGAAATCTGGGCTGGAAAGGTTTTATGAAAGAAGAGGAGTATGGACTTATGGATGAGATTGCTGAACTAGCAAAATCTAAAAAAGTCTTTATAAAAGATACTTACGGAGCTTTTGTAAATAAAAAAATAGAGAGTCTCTTAAAAAATAAAGGTATTAAAGAAGTACATTTGGCTGGAATAGATACCGAAAATTGCGTTTTGACTTTTGCTAGAGATGCTTTTGACAGAGGATTCAATGTTGTGGTATTTAAAAACCTTTGTAGAAGCCATTCAAATCCAAGTTTGCATAAAGCAGCGCTTGAAATAATCAAAGATAATATTGGGGAAGTAAGGTAG
- a CDS encoding co-chaperone GroES, whose protein sequence is MNLKPLGDRVIVKALPKEETTKSGIILPDTANRESRMEGEIIAVGNGEKIVKLNVKVGQKVVFSEYGGSEIKIDGQEYKILNHDDLLAVIE, encoded by the coding sequence ATGAATCTAAAACCACTTGGAGACAGGGTAATTGTCAAAGCCCTACCTAAAGAAGAAACTACGAAGTCAGGTATTATTTTGCCTGATACTGCCAACCGAGAATCCCGTATGGAAGGAGAAATTATTGCTGTTGGTAATGGCGAAAAAATTGTCAAACTAAATGTAAAAGTTGGGCAAAAAGTTGTTTTCTCTGAATATGGCGGTTCAGAAATAAAAATTGACGGACAAGAGTACAAAATTTTGAATCATGATGACCTCTTAGCGGTCATAGAATAA
- the groL gene encoding chaperonin GroEL (60 kDa chaperone family; promotes refolding of misfolded polypeptides especially under stressful conditions; forms two stacked rings of heptamers to form a barrel-shaped 14mer; ends can be capped by GroES; misfolded proteins enter the barrel where they are refolded when GroES binds): MAKQIIFNEEARAKMKKGVDILADSVKVTLGPKGRNVVLDRGYGSPTITKDGVTVAKEVEVEDKFENVGVEIVKEVAAKTNDVAGDGTTTATVLAQNIISEGLKNVTAGSDPLALKRGIDKATVAVVENLKKMSKKVSDQGEIEQVASISANDKEIGKIIAEAMESVGKNGVITVEESQSFGIEKEVVEGMQFDKGYVSPYMVTDTEKMQAVYDDISILVTDQKISSLQEILPLLESLAQSGKKDLVIIAEDVEGEALTTLVLNKIRGVFNTLAVKAPGFGDRKKEMLYDIAALIGAKVISEEVGLKLSAATVDMLGSARKVVATKDNTTIVDGKGDESIVKERVAQIENAIKKADSDFDKEKLQERLAKLTGGVAVIKVGAATETEMKEKKDRIEDALAATKAAVEEGIVVGGGVAYLRSLQAIEDLGLEDEEELGANILKKALLTPLEQIAENAGKDGSVIVAEVLKNKDSFGYNAKDDKFEDLIQAGIVDPTKVARSALQNAASAAGMFLTTEAVITDIPKKEEDHNHGMNPGMGGMGMM, encoded by the coding sequence ATGGCTAAACAAATTATTTTTAATGAAGAAGCTCGTGCCAAGATGAAAAAAGGCGTGGATATTTTGGCCGACTCAGTCAAGGTCACTTTGGGACCAAAGGGTAGAAATGTAGTGCTTGATCGTGGCTACGGCTCCCCAACCATTACCAAAGACGGTGTGACAGTTGCCAAAGAAGTAGAAGTAGAAGACAAATTTGAAAATGTTGGCGTGGAGATTGTCAAAGAAGTAGCTGCCAAGACCAATGATGTGGCCGGTGATGGTACTACTACAGCCACTGTCTTAGCCCAAAATATAATTTCTGAAGGCTTGAAAAATGTCACGGCCGGCTCTGATCCTTTGGCTCTAAAGCGCGGTATTGATAAAGCAACTGTTGCTGTAGTAGAAAATTTGAAAAAGATGAGTAAGAAAGTATCTGACCAGGGAGAAATTGAGCAAGTAGCTTCCATTTCTGCCAATGACAAAGAAATCGGAAAAATTATTGCCGAGGCCATGGAGTCAGTAGGGAAAAATGGAGTCATCACCGTAGAGGAATCACAAAGCTTTGGCATTGAAAAAGAAGTAGTAGAAGGTATGCAATTTGATAAGGGTTATGTGTCACCATATATGGTCACTGATACCGAAAAAATGCAGGCAGTCTATGATGATATCAGCATTTTAGTGACTGATCAAAAGATTTCATCCTTGCAAGAAATTTTACCTCTTTTAGAGTCTTTAGCTCAAAGCGGAAAAAAAGATTTGGTAATTATTGCCGAAGATGTAGAGGGTGAAGCACTCACTACCTTGGTTTTAAATAAAATAAGAGGAGTATTTAATACATTGGCCGTCAAAGCACCAGGTTTTGGTGACAGAAAAAAAGAAATGCTTTATGACATTGCTGCTTTAATCGGAGCCAAAGTAATATCTGAAGAAGTTGGCTTAAAGTTGTCTGCCGCCACTGTTGATATGCTAGGATCGGCTCGCAAAGTAGTTGCTACCAAAGATAATACTACTATTGTAGACGGCAAAGGTGATGAATCAATAGTAAAAGAAAGAGTGGCTCAGATTGAAAATGCCATCAAAAAAGCTGATTCTGATTTTGATAAAGAAAAACTCCAGGAAAGATTAGCTAAATTAACCGGTGGAGTAGCTGTCATCAAAGTCGGTGCTGCCACTGAAACCGAAATGAAAGAAAAAAAAGACAGGATTGAAGATGCCTTAGCTGCTACCAAGGCCGCAGTAGAAGAGGGTATTGTAGTAGGTGGTGGAGTGGCTTATTTGAGATCACTACAAGCCATAGAAGATTTGGGCTTAGAGGACGAAGAAGAACTAGGCGCCAATATTTTGAAAAAAGCTTTATTGACTCCACTAGAGCAGATTGCCGAAAATGCCGGAAAGGATGGCAGTGTGATTGTGGCGGAAGTTTTGAAAAATAAAGATAGTTTTGGCTACAATGCCAAAGATGATAAATTTGAAGACTTAATTCAGGCTGGCATTGTTGATCCAACAAAAGTTGCCAGAAGTGCTCTACAAAATGCTGCTTCAGCCGCTGGTATGTTTTTGACTACTGAGGCAGTCATCACTGATATTCCAAAAAAAGAAGAAGATCACAACCATGGTATGAATCCAGGTATGGGTGGTATGGGTATGATGTAA
- the trpS gene encoding tryptophan--tRNA ligase, which produces MNTSTKKVILTGDRPTGPLHLGHYVGSLRQRVELQHTHKQFVIIADAQALTDNAENPEKVRKNILEVALDYLAVGIDPKVTTIFIQSLVPELAELTVYYLNLVTVSRLQRNPTVKDEIKQRGFGASIPAGFLVYPVSQAADITAFKANLIPVGEDQLPMIEQTNEIVRSFNRIYQSSVLVEAKALLSKVSRLPGTDGNGKMSKSLGNVISLSDSVDEVCQKVKVMYTDPMHLRVDDPGAVEGNPVFTYLDAFDPDKEALEAMKDHYRRGGLGDVKVKKRLQEVLLAELDPIRARREELAKNLDAVMCILKEGTEVARKVAAETINEVRKAMHIDYFTND; this is translated from the coding sequence ATGAACACAAGTACGAAGAAGGTCATCTTGACTGGTGACCGTCCTACTGGTCCACTGCATTTGGGCCATTATGTTGGCTCGTTGCGGCAGCGAGTAGAGCTTCAGCATACTCACAAGCAGTTCGTCATCATCGCTGATGCTCAGGCTCTCACGGACAACGCGGAGAATCCGGAGAAGGTTCGCAAGAACATTCTTGAGGTGGCGTTGGATTATCTCGCTGTGGGTATCGATCCGAAGGTGACGACAATCTTTATCCAATCGCTTGTGCCGGAGCTTGCCGAACTCACGGTGTACTATCTCAATCTTGTGACGGTTTCGCGCTTGCAACGCAATCCGACTGTCAAGGACGAGATCAAGCAACGCGGATTTGGAGCGAGTATTCCGGCTGGCTTTCTGGTCTATCCAGTGAGTCAAGCAGCAGATATCACCGCTTTCAAAGCGAATTTGATACCTGTAGGTGAAGATCAGTTGCCGATGATTGAGCAAACCAACGAGATCGTACGTAGCTTCAATCGCATCTACCAATCTTCAGTTCTCGTTGAAGCGAAAGCATTGCTTTCAAAAGTCTCTCGTCTTCCTGGGACTGACGGCAATGGCAAGATGTCGAAGTCGCTCGGCAACGTCATTTCGCTTTCTGATAGCGTCGATGAGGTGTGTCAGAAAGTGAAGGTGATGTACACTGATCCTATGCATCTTCGCGTGGATGACCCTGGTGCGGTAGAAGGTAATCCAGTATTCACATACTTGGATGCTTTCGATCCGGACAAGGAAGCTCTCGAGGCGATGAAGGATCATTATCGTCGTGGCGGTCTCGGAGACGTCAAGGTCAAAAAGCGGCTCCAGGAAGTTCTATTGGCGGAGCTCGATCCGATTCGCGCTCGTCGTGAAGAACTCGCCAAAAACCTGGATGCGGTGATGTGCATTCTTAAAGAAGGGACCGAAGTGGCTCGCAAAGTTGCTGCGGAAACTATCAATGAAGTGCGTAAGGCGATGCACATCGACTACTTCACAAACGATTGA